A window from Microbacterium ginsengiterrae encodes these proteins:
- a CDS encoding ANTAR domain-containing response regulator — MTEQEVSEQPTASAPRRVVVAEDESLIRLDIVEILRDNGFDVVGEAGDGETAVALATELRPDLVIMDVKMPQLDGISAAERLHKANIAPVVLLTAFSQKELVERASEAGALAYVVKPFTPNDLLPAIEIALARHEQIITLEAEVADMVERFETRKLVDRAKGLLNEKMGLSEPEAFRWIQKASMDRRLTMQDVAKAIIEQLAPKK, encoded by the coding sequence GTGACCGAGCAAGAAGTGTCTGAGCAACCAACGGCATCCGCCCCGCGACGCGTCGTCGTCGCCGAAGACGAATCGCTGATCCGACTCGACATCGTCGAGATCCTCCGCGACAACGGTTTCGATGTGGTCGGCGAGGCCGGAGACGGCGAGACCGCTGTGGCGCTGGCGACCGAGCTGCGCCCCGACCTGGTCATCATGGACGTGAAGATGCCGCAGCTCGACGGCATCAGCGCTGCGGAGCGGCTGCACAAGGCCAACATCGCACCCGTCGTCCTGCTGACAGCGTTCAGCCAGAAGGAGCTCGTCGAGCGCGCCAGCGAGGCCGGCGCACTCGCGTACGTGGTCAAGCCCTTCACCCCGAACGACCTGCTCCCGGCGATCGAGATCGCGCTGGCCCGTCACGAGCAGATCATCACGCTCGAGGCCGAGGTCGCCGACATGGTCGAGCGCTTCGAGACCCGCAAGCTCGTCGATCGGGCCAAGGGCCTGCTCAACGAGAAGATGGGGCTCAGCGAGCCGGAGGCCTTCCGCTGGATCCAGAAGGCGTCGATGGATCGCCGCCTCACCATGCAGGATGTCGCCAAGGCGATCATCGAGCAGCTCGCACCGAAGAAGTAG